A window of Ignavibacteriales bacterium contains these coding sequences:
- a CDS encoding acyl-CoA thioesterase: MFSIFETEIIVRPDDIDMNNHVHNSKYLDYLLMARYDQMKKDYKVPMEVFVERGYSWVASTTHIDFKREIKLGDKIVVRTQVNTFEGAQVKVNFWIIKVETNKVAAEGWSVYTLISIANGKPARIPEDIIQKYNV; the protein is encoded by the coding sequence ATGTTTTCAATTTTTGAGACAGAAATAATTGTGCGCCCGGATGATATTGATATGAACAATCATGTTCACAATTCAAAATATTTAGATTACCTCTTGATGGCGCGATATGATCAAATGAAAAAAGATTATAAAGTACCTATGGAAGTTTTTGTTGAGCGCGGATATTCCTGGGTAGCTTCTACAACACATATTGATTTTAAGAGAGAGATAAAATTAGGTGATAAAATTGTAGTGCGAACGCAGGTAAATACTTTTGAAGGCGCTCAAGTAAAAGTAAATTTTTGGATTATTAAAGTAGAAACGAATAAAGTAGCAGCGGAAGGATGGTCAGTATACACTTTAATTTCTATTGCAAATGGAAAACCGGCTAGAATTCCTGAAGATATAATCCAAAAGTACAATGTGTGA
- a CDS encoding polysaccharide deacetylase family protein, producing MNILMTLSQLEVTGAEVFAVSIADELISRGHKVFIISDTLTKKTQAKYIPTPLSKRTLLFRIKNILFLRKFILENNIHIVNAHSRASAWVSSLACKLTKIPLVVFVHGRQATFLSRKIFHAYGNYTLPICEKLQEQLSDVFKVHPDKMEIFRNCFDLEIIKPSQEITKQKTVSFITRLSGPKGDLAYKLLEYISSRLNEFKNVKFQVVGGQVIPERFQKFTNQFVFRGFVENLEKVINESSVVIGSGRIAIETILLNKPLIAIGEACTIGLVNKNNLNFVLETNFGDMNVIEKIFDFEKIINDLKVSLDQKRCDSKVFDKVRDECDLEKNVSRLEFIFQSVVVRYYKKEIPIIYYHRIVERLDEAGKHGIYVTAEQFDKHLSYLKRSGYKTITFEEALEIKRNRSEGKFVIITFDDGYEDNYRLAFPILKKYGFKAIIFLVAGLEYNSWDLKSNEPKLKMMNRQQILEMQNYGIEFGSHTLTHSDLTKISYEEAKNELAESKKILEEKLGREIKSFAFPYGNCNEEAKKIARETGYKLVYATDNAPLGLHEDIFQIRRIGLFPNTTVRGLARKVKGNYIFKRLKKDSQYLRIPL from the coding sequence ATGAATATTTTGATGACACTTTCTCAACTTGAAGTTACCGGCGCAGAGGTGTTCGCAGTATCAATTGCTGATGAGTTAATTTCTAGAGGTCACAAAGTATTTATCATCTCAGATACGTTAACAAAAAAAACGCAAGCAAAGTATATTCCCACACCATTATCCAAACGTACTTTATTATTTAGAATTAAAAATATTTTATTTCTTAGAAAATTTATTCTCGAGAATAATATTCATATTGTAAATGCACATTCAAGAGCAAGCGCTTGGGTTTCTTCTCTAGCGTGTAAGCTTACAAAAATTCCATTAGTCGTTTTTGTCCACGGAAGACAGGCAACTTTTTTGTCAAGGAAAATATTTCATGCTTATGGTAATTATACTTTACCAATCTGCGAGAAATTACAAGAACAGTTGAGTGATGTGTTCAAAGTTCATCCGGATAAGATGGAAATTTTTAGAAACTGTTTTGATTTGGAAATTATCAAGCCGTCGCAAGAAATTACGAAACAAAAAACTGTTTCATTTATCACTCGACTTTCCGGGCCTAAAGGTGATCTTGCATATAAATTGTTGGAATATATTTCATCCCGCTTAAATGAATTTAAGAATGTGAAGTTTCAAGTTGTCGGCGGACAAGTAATACCGGAAAGATTTCAAAAATTTACCAATCAATTTGTGTTTAGAGGATTTGTGGAAAATTTAGAAAAAGTAATTAACGAATCCTCGGTTGTAATTGGTTCGGGTAGAATTGCCATTGAAACAATTCTGCTTAATAAACCATTAATAGCAATCGGCGAGGCATGCACAATAGGATTGGTAAATAAAAACAATCTCAATTTTGTTCTTGAAACAAATTTCGGCGATATGAACGTAATTGAAAAGATTTTTGACTTTGAGAAAATTATCAACGATCTAAAAGTATCACTTGATCAGAAAAGATGTGATAGTAAAGTGTTTGATAAAGTTAGAGATGAGTGTGATCTAGAAAAGAATGTTAGCCGTCTTGAATTTATTTTTCAGAGTGTGGTAGTTCGTTATTATAAAAAGGAAATCCCGATAATATATTATCACAGAATAGTAGAAAGGTTGGATGAAGCAGGTAAACATGGTATTTATGTTACCGCAGAACAATTCGATAAGCACTTGAGCTATCTTAAAAGAAGCGGCTATAAAACAATTACTTTTGAAGAAGCACTTGAAATAAAAAGGAACCGATCCGAAGGAAAATTTGTAATTATAACATTCGATGACGGATATGAAGATAATTACCGATTAGCATTTCCGATCTTAAAGAAATATGGTTTTAAAGCAATTATATTTTTAGTTGCCGGATTGGAATATAATTCATGGGATTTGAAAAGTAATGAGCCGAAGTTAAAAATGATGAACAGGCAGCAAATCCTAGAAATGCAAAATTATGGAATTGAATTTGGATCTCACACTCTTACACATTCTGATTTAACAAAAATTTCATATGAGGAAGCAAAAAATGAATTAGCAGAATCAAAAAAAATACTGGAAGAAAAATTGGGGAGGGAAATAAAGTCATTTGCTTTTCCATACGGTAATTGTAACGAGGAAGCAAAAAAGATTGCCCGTGAAACTGGTTATAAATTGGTTTATGCTACGGATAATGCGCCACTTGGCTTGCATGAAGATATTTTTCAAATAAGAAGAATTGGATTATTCCCAAATACAACTGTGCGCGGATTAGCTAGAAAAGTAAAAGGTAATTATATATTTAAAAGACTGAAAAAAGATTCTCAATATTTACGTATTCCACTTTGA
- a CDS encoding glycosyltransferase family A protein encodes MKLIKKLFNKKLYLTHLISVNKKINMQVYKSYKPVVSIIMPSFNRAGYLKRSIESVLNQTFKDWELIIVDDGSLDNTFKIIDEYLLKYENIRYMKHSKRRTPLTTNAGILASCGEVIAFLCSDDEWKPDYLKQRIEFLQAHPDIDLIHGGVEIIGHPFVKDKNDLTKEIHLSECVIGGTFFGKRNVFFELDGFKNLVYSDDSDFFERAETKYKIAKVNFPSYIYYRDTPDSICSTIE; translated from the coding sequence ATGAAATTAATCAAAAAATTATTCAATAAAAAACTATATTTGACTCACTTAATATCAGTAAACAAGAAAATTAATATGCAGGTTTACAAATCATATAAGCCGGTTGTTTCCATTATTATGCCTTCTTTCAACCGCGCAGGCTACTTAAAAAGATCAATTGAATCCGTGTTAAACCAGACTTTTAAAGATTGGGAATTAATAATTGTAGATGACGGAAGCCTGGACAATACATTTAAGATCATTGATGAATATTTGCTTAAGTATGAAAACATTCGATATATGAAACATTCGAAGCGCCGCACTCCTCTTACAACTAACGCGGGAATACTTGCATCATGCGGGGAAGTTATAGCATTTTTGTGTAGTGATGATGAATGGAAACCGGATTATTTGAAACAACGGATTGAATTTTTGCAAGCACATCCGGATATTGATCTCATTCACGGCGGTGTTGAAATTATCGGACATCCGTTTGTGAAAGATAAAAATGATTTAACTAAAGAGATTCATCTTTCCGAATGTGTTATCGGGGGAACTTTTTTCGGGAAACGGAATGTTTTTTTTGAATTGGATGGATTTAAAAATTTAGTTTATAGCGACGACTCGGATTTTTTCGAACGAGCTGAAACAAAATACAAAATCGCCAAGGTAAATTTTCCTTCGTACATTTATTACCGTGATACACCGGATAGTATTTGTTCAACAATCGAATAA
- a CDS encoding DUF2723 domain-containing protein, translated as MNQKLLHKIFAVVVFIIAALTFFATMQPTVSFWDCGEFTASSYLMQVPHPPGTPFFLFLGRLFSMIPFANNIGYRVNTVSVLASAFSILFLYLVAVKVIQNYRKKELENLFDAFALYISAAIGALSFAFSDTFWFNAVESEVYATSTFFIAFVVWLMVVWNEKADEPDSEKYLVFIFYLIGLSTGVHLMSVLAIVPVMMTVYFRKFVTDEKALEKTGILFVVHTVIILVVAAVIWASQTDTTNPTPEQFGGLDSRFLMILVAITALFMGALYKKIFQRNSFYIPIVVGGIALMVIYPGLVKYLPKLITILGQNDFKMNIFAGFAILAAVGFGVYWSSKKGKPVLNLIFKCLFFAIVGSSSFAMIIIRANQEPPINMNSPKTFTELESYINREQYGDFPIFKRRYSNEPHQQNIYTDYSSDLDFLWRYQLNHMFNRYVFWNYIGRESTYQDSGVEWSDMWGIPFFIGLFGLYYHFRKDWKMASVFIMMFIFLGYLTAFYQNQQQPQPRERDYFYVGAFFVFSLWIAIGMRGIIEILKEKFQEKKILKPILIGVIVLGIIGVPVNMAKANWFEHNRSRNYVPWDYAYNLLQSVAPNAILFTNGDNDTFPLWYIQNVEGVRRDVRVACLSLVNTPWYVKQLKNTTPFGSQKVEMSLSDEEIDRIGLQRWNPTEVSVDVPPDVMKEWNITDSATVKDKKVKWIMKNTGQSGDIKFIRGQDIVALDIIIQAKWKRPVYFAVTCSDDSRLNLDDYIEMEGMAMRVVPKKNDVRQIEYINEPILRKQLFEQPTNGFSKDYQPGFLFRGLNDKTIFFDENHERLTQNYRNAFMRLALHYLYKEKNNEKTINTIEEMEKRIPRSVIPMDYRIKHDISKILYSAGDMKLYEIYAREVIEETKKHLELNPRDFSSWYNPYDLLLTHYDNLKMYKEAVAVLQQLQIYAPGDESVRSLLNEFRKKAGMEVSEVVPKQLNKK; from the coding sequence ATGAATCAAAAACTTTTACACAAAATTTTTGCAGTGGTCGTTTTTATTATTGCTGCATTGACCTTCTTTGCAACAATGCAGCCTACGGTTTCTTTTTGGGATTGCGGTGAATTTACCGCTTCATCATATTTAATGCAGGTGCCTCATCCTCCCGGAACACCATTCTTCCTTTTTCTCGGCAGATTATTTTCAATGATTCCTTTTGCTAACAATATCGGCTATAGAGTAAATACCGTATCAGTATTGGCAAGTGCATTTTCAATTTTGTTTTTATATCTAGTTGCTGTTAAGGTAATTCAGAACTATAGAAAAAAAGAATTGGAAAATTTATTTGATGCATTTGCACTTTACATCTCTGCTGCAATCGGTGCACTTTCTTTTGCTTTCAGCGATACATTCTGGTTCAATGCGGTAGAATCCGAAGTTTATGCAACATCAACTTTTTTTATTGCATTTGTTGTTTGGTTAATGGTTGTTTGGAATGAAAAAGCAGATGAACCCGATAGTGAAAAATATCTAGTCTTTATTTTTTATTTGATTGGCCTATCAACGGGCGTTCATTTAATGTCGGTACTTGCAATCGTTCCGGTGATGATGACAGTTTACTTCAGAAAATTTGTAACCGATGAAAAAGCGCTTGAAAAAACCGGAATACTATTTGTTGTACATACTGTTATCATTCTTGTTGTTGCAGCAGTTATTTGGGCATCGCAGACAGATACAACTAATCCAACACCTGAACAATTCGGAGGACTTGACTCACGTTTTCTAATGATTTTGGTTGCTATTACTGCTCTATTTATGGGAGCGTTATATAAAAAAATCTTTCAAAGAAATTCTTTTTACATACCAATTGTAGTGGGTGGAATTGCATTAATGGTGATTTATCCCGGACTAGTAAAATATTTACCAAAACTGATTACAATACTTGGTCAAAATGATTTCAAGATGAATATTTTTGCCGGATTTGCAATTCTCGCTGCTGTTGGTTTTGGTGTTTATTGGTCAAGCAAAAAGGGTAAACCTGTTCTTAATTTAATTTTCAAATGTTTATTTTTTGCAATTGTCGGTTCATCAAGTTTTGCAATGATTATTATTCGTGCAAACCAGGAACCGCCGATAAATATGAACAGTCCAAAAACTTTTACTGAGCTTGAATCTTATATCAACAGAGAACAATACGGTGACTTTCCTATTTTTAAAAGAAGATATTCAAACGAACCTCATCAACAAAATATTTATACCGATTACTCAAGCGATCTCGATTTCTTATGGCGGTACCAATTAAATCATATGTTCAATCGTTATGTGTTTTGGAATTACATAGGAAGAGAATCAACCTATCAAGACAGCGGAGTTGAATGGAGCGATATGTGGGGCATTCCGTTCTTCATCGGACTGTTTGGATTGTACTATCACTTCCGTAAAGATTGGAAAATGGCATCAGTGTTTATCATGATGTTCATCTTTCTCGGATATCTTACTGCATTCTACCAAAATCAACAGCAGCCCCAACCGCGAGAGAGAGATTATTTTTATGTCGGCGCTTTCTTTGTATTCTCATTATGGATTGCAATTGGTATGCGCGGAATAATTGAAATCCTAAAAGAAAAATTCCAAGAAAAGAAAATATTGAAACCAATTTTGATCGGAGTTATTGTTTTGGGAATTATTGGTGTTCCGGTTAATATGGCAAAAGCAAATTGGTTTGAACATAATAGATCCCGCAACTATGTGCCGTGGGATTATGCTTATAATCTTTTGCAAAGCGTTGCGCCAAATGCAATTTTATTTACTAACGGAGACAACGATACATTTCCGCTTTGGTATATTCAAAATGTAGAAGGAGTCCGACGCGATGTTCGTGTTGCTTGTTTGAGTTTAGTGAATACACCTTGGTACGTTAAACAATTAAAAAACACTACACCGTTCGGATCACAAAAGGTTGAAATGAGTTTAAGTGATGAGGAAATTGATCGTATAGGTCTTCAACGTTGGAATCCTACTGAAGTTTCTGTTGATGTACCACCTGATGTTATGAAGGAATGGAATATTACCGATAGCGCAACTGTTAAAGACAAAAAAGTAAAATGGATAATGAAAAATACCGGCCAATCCGGAGATATTAAATTTATACGCGGACAAGATATTGTAGCATTAGATATCATCATACAAGCAAAATGGAAAAGACCGGTTTATTTTGCAGTTACATGTTCCGATGACAGTCGTTTAAATTTAGATGATTATATTGAGATGGAAGGAATGGCAATGCGTGTTGTTCCTAAAAAGAATGACGTGCGTCAGATAGAGTATATCAATGAACCGATCTTAAGGAAACAATTGTTTGAGCAGCCGACTAATGGATTTAGCAAAGATTATCAGCCGGGATTTTTATTCCGCGGATTAAATGATAAAACAATTTTCTTTGATGAAAATCATGAACGCTTAACTCAAAATTACCGTAACGCATTTATGCGGTTAGCTCTTCACTACTTGTATAAAGAAAAGAACAACGAAAAAACTATCAATACAATTGAAGAAATGGAAAAAAGAATACCGCGTTCGGTAATTCCTATGGATTATAGAATTAAGCACGATATTTCCAAAATTTTATATTCCGCGGGAGATATGAAACTTTACGAGATTTACGCACGTGAAGTTATTGAAGAAACAAAAAAACATTTGGAACTAAATCCGCGCGATTTTTCAAGCTGGTATAATCCTTATGATCTTCTTCTAACTCATTACGATAATCTAAAAATGTATAAAGAAGCTGTTGCGGTTCTACAGCAGCTACAAATTTATGCCCCGGGCGATGAAAGTGTCCGTAGTCTCTTAAATGAATTTAGAAAGAAAGCTGGAATGGAAGTTTCTGAAGTTGTTCCTAAACAGCTTAATAAGAAATAA
- a CDS encoding glycosyltransferase family 9 protein translates to MNILIIALSGIGDALMFTPSLVKLSEEIPNAELDVLVMYKGVKDIYEKLPQISKVRYFDFLNSSKLKSLSYILKLRNKYDATINIYPSNRREYNLISRIIGAERRLAIKYLRKDFLNFGFLNNTRLEENDNLHNVEENFFLCEKLTSKKSDSIPMLKLNLRNDDLTFANNFFKNKSISNNDIVIGFHPGCSTLKNHEKRRWETNKFAELGKKLIQDYNAKVLLFGGGEEKILKDIISAKIDSQNVYSVNAHSLSNSAAVMQRCNLFITNDSSLMHVAAALKLNIVFIIGPTNKNYIYPWQTNYKIASLDLDCSPCFYYSPKPLTCSRSDLKFKCIKDLSVDLVYEKAKEFLAVKI, encoded by the coding sequence ATGAATATTCTTATTATAGCACTTTCCGGAATTGGTGATGCTTTAATGTTTACTCCTTCACTTGTTAAACTGAGTGAAGAAATTCCAAATGCTGAACTAGATGTTCTCGTTATGTATAAAGGAGTAAAAGATATCTACGAAAAACTTCCGCAGATTTCAAAAGTTAGATATTTCGACTTTCTAAACAGTTCTAAACTCAAATCACTTTCTTATATTCTAAAGCTCAGGAATAAATATGACGCAACAATAAATATTTATCCATCTAACAGAAGAGAATATAATTTAATTAGCAGGATCATAGGAGCGGAACGACGATTAGCAATAAAATATCTGCGCAAAGACTTTTTAAATTTTGGATTCTTAAACAATACACGTCTAGAAGAAAACGACAATCTTCATAATGTTGAAGAGAATTTCTTTTTATGCGAAAAACTAACCAGCAAGAAATCAGACTCTATTCCAATGCTCAAGCTAAATTTAAGGAATGATGATCTTACTTTTGCAAATAACTTCTTCAAGAATAAATCAATTTCCAATAATGATATAGTAATCGGATTTCACCCCGGCTGTTCAACTTTAAAAAATCATGAAAAGAGAAGATGGGAAACAAATAAATTTGCCGAGTTAGGAAAAAAATTGATCCAAGATTACAATGCTAAAGTACTGCTATTCGGAGGTGGTGAAGAAAAGATTTTAAAAGATATTATTTCTGCAAAGATTGATTCTCAAAATGTTTATTCGGTCAATGCACACAGTTTATCAAACAGCGCAGCTGTTATGCAAAGGTGCAATTTATTTATCACTAACGATTCAAGCTTGATGCATGTTGCAGCGGCACTAAAACTTAATATTGTCTTTATTATCGGACCAACAAATAAAAATTATATCTATCCATGGCAGACAAATTATAAAATAGCTTCTCTCGATCTTGACTGCTCGCCATGTTTCTATTATTCGCCAAAACCATTAACATGTTCCCGCAGTGATTTGAAATTCAAATGTATAAAAGATCTATCGGTTGATCTGGTGTATGAAAAAGCAAAAGAATTTCTTGCTGTAAAAATTTGA
- a CDS encoding LOG family protein: MYENKKFVTVFGSSISREGDDEYEIAYTLGKKLAENKINVCSGGFQGIMDAVSKGANEKGAEAVGVTLDIYHALASKHLTRQIVAHTLFDRLKTLVEIGDAYIILQGGTGTMLELSLVWEYLNKGIIDQKPVACHGKMWTKIISLMEEQIIKEKRRIGLIKCFGEIDECAEFIINILK; encoded by the coding sequence ATGTACGAAAACAAAAAATTCGTAACTGTCTTTGGTAGTTCTATATCTCGTGAAGGTGATGATGAATATGAAATCGCCTACACACTCGGGAAAAAATTAGCTGAGAATAAAATCAATGTTTGTTCCGGCGGTTTCCAAGGTATTATGGATGCAGTTTCAAAAGGAGCTAATGAGAAAGGTGCGGAAGCAGTTGGAGTTACATTAGACATTTATCACGCTTTGGCGAGCAAACATCTTACCAGGCAAATTGTTGCTCATACATTATTTGATAGGTTGAAAACTCTTGTTGAGATAGGTGATGCTTATATTATTCTTCAAGGCGGAACCGGAACAATGCTGGAGCTTTCTCTTGTTTGGGAATATTTAAATAAAGGAATAATCGATCAAAAACCGGTTGCATGTCACGGTAAAATGTGGACAAAAATAATTTCTTTGATGGAAGAACAAATAATAAAAGAAAAAAGAAGAATCGGATTGATTAAATGCTTCGGTGAAATAGATGAGTGTGCGGAATTTATTATCAACATACTAAAATAA
- the rocD gene encoding ornithine--oxo-acid transaminase, which translates to MMLTQDYILLEEKYGAHNYHPLPVVLTKGEGVFLWDVEGKKYYDFLSAYSAVNQGHCHPKIVEALCDQAKVLTLTSRAFYNVCLGPYEKFITDFFGYDKILPMNSGAEADETALKLCRRWAYDKKGIKENEAKIIVCDGNFHGRTITVISMSSDPDSYKGFGPYTPGFIKIPYNDLNALDKALQDPNVAGFLVEPIQGEAGVVVPDEGYLAKAYSRCKEKNVLFIADEVQTGLARTGKLLACDHENVKPDILILGKALSGGTMPISAVLADDEVMLVIKPGEHGSTFGGNPLACKVAVAALQVLKEEKLSENAERLGKVFREEISKIKTDMIKLVRGKGLLNAIVIKPKNGKEAWDVCLKMKENGLLAKPTHGHIIRFAPPLVITEEQVLEAVAIIKKSILEINGELN; encoded by the coding sequence ATCATGCTGACTCAGGATTACATCTTATTAGAAGAAAAATACGGCGCGCATAATTATCATCCGCTACCGGTAGTATTAACAAAAGGCGAAGGCGTTTTTTTGTGGGATGTCGAAGGGAAAAAATATTATGATTTTCTTTCTGCTTATTCTGCGGTAAATCAAGGTCATTGTCATCCAAAAATTGTTGAAGCACTTTGTGATCAAGCGAAAGTTCTTACTCTAACATCCCGAGCTTTTTATAATGTTTGTCTCGGTCCGTATGAAAAATTTATTACCGATTTTTTCGGATACGATAAAATATTACCAATGAACTCCGGAGCCGAAGCTGATGAAACAGCTCTAAAACTTTGCAGAAGATGGGCATACGATAAAAAAGGAATCAAAGAGAACGAAGCAAAAATAATTGTCTGCGATGGAAATTTTCATGGAAGAACAATAACCGTAATATCAATGTCGAGCGATCCGGATTCTTATAAAGGTTTTGGTCCTTACACACCTGGATTTATTAAGATTCCATATAACGATTTGAATGCATTAGATAAAGCACTTCAAGACCCGAACGTTGCCGGGTTTTTAGTTGAACCAATACAAGGGGAAGCTGGCGTTGTTGTTCCGGACGAAGGTTATCTAGCAAAAGCATATTCAAGGTGTAAAGAAAAAAATGTTTTATTTATAGCCGATGAGGTTCAGACCGGACTTGCGAGGACAGGAAAATTACTTGCATGCGATCATGAAAATGTTAAACCCGATATATTAATATTAGGGAAAGCACTTTCCGGCGGAACAATGCCTATCTCTGCGGTTCTTGCAGATGATGAAGTGATGCTTGTAATTAAACCAGGAGAACATGGTTCAACTTTCGGGGGAAATCCATTAGCATGTAAAGTCGCAGTTGCTGCTCTTCAAGTTCTTAAAGAAGAAAAATTGTCGGAGAATGCAGAAAGACTCGGGAAAGTTTTCCGCGAGGAAATATCAAAAATAAAAACAGATATGATTAAACTAGTACGTGGTAAAGGTTTACTCAATGCAATTGTTATTAAACCGAAAAACGGAAAAGAAGCTTGGGATGTTTGTTTGAAAATGAAAGAGAACGGATTACTTGCTAAGCCAACTCACGGGCACATTATACGTTTTGCACCGCCATTAGTTATAACCGAAGAACAAGTGTTAGAGGCAGTAGCTATAATTAAAAAATCAATCCTTGAAATCAACGGGGAATTAAATTAA
- a CDS encoding ATP-binding protein, whose product MSTENKFKNTLERKSFEYFQDESKRNLIAPFQALAKFTVVAGILAMILEVRYFSAHSVEIYISRLSAILIAFLLLIISNFNFGKKHPIILIHTLLLSIICSFGVMIYLIPTTIIFNSHIISLIIFIAALFLSWEVSNQIIVAIYYNVVFSVSIIFNSKSITILPNMFESIFLVIVISIMAIVASYINYKFRQEAVIKTFEVSQSEKKFRNLFENSAEGIFQLTREGKFTTINPALIKMLGYTNEDEFKKLILQSDVLQRKNDWELLTKLLEKQGKVRNFRVPFKKKDGDEITVRMNVKTNEDEESGLNVYEGSLQDITQQVQAENEKQNALEALRTEKLKAETAAKKSQQESNFKSKFLASMSHEVRTPMNSVMGFLTLIENDLFESKDELKLFAKDAHLAAESLLDIINNILDISKIEAGKMELDEIDFNINDEIVKAFSIIAQTAKAKGLTLEKNIDSKIPNKMFGDPTRYRQIILNLLSNSIKFTEHGRITLNISVQAKTEFFVELLTSVEDTGVGIPSDKISTLFEPYIQVKTKKSSKEGTGLGLMISKEFVKLMHGEINVESKLGLGSKFYFSVKMKLQPNINMDQHFHISEKVTSGQTHTADGIITQHSEENSGTVQRKKLLLVEDNPISQNLELKILREVGYEVEAVSTGHDAIEAIKTGAFNLALMDVEMTDMDGITATKKIRESSGRYSKIPIIAVTAHSSMKDREKCLAAGMDDYIAKPINIHFLKITIDQWLNIPPRA is encoded by the coding sequence GTGAGTACTGAAAATAAATTTAAAAATACTCTTGAAAGAAAAAGCTTCGAATATTTTCAAGACGAGAGTAAACGTAATTTAATAGCTCCTTTTCAAGCATTGGCAAAATTTACCGTGGTAGCCGGTATTTTAGCAATGATTTTGGAAGTCCGATACTTCTCAGCGCATAGTGTAGAAATTTATATTTCCCGTCTTTCGGCAATTCTAATTGCATTTTTACTTTTAATCATTTCAAATTTTAATTTTGGGAAAAAGCACCCCATAATATTAATTCATACCCTTCTTCTTTCTATTATATGTTCTTTTGGTGTGATGATCTATCTCATACCAACAACTATAATTTTTAATTCCCACATTATTAGTCTAATCATTTTTATAGCAGCGTTATTTCTAAGCTGGGAAGTTTCAAATCAGATAATAGTTGCTATCTATTATAACGTTGTATTTTCTGTCTCAATTATTTTTAACAGTAAGAGTATTACAATACTACCAAATATGTTCGAATCTATCTTTTTGGTAATTGTAATAAGTATAATGGCCATCGTTGCAAGTTATATCAATTATAAATTTAGACAAGAAGCAGTTATAAAAACTTTTGAAGTTTCTCAATCGGAGAAAAAATTTAGAAATTTATTTGAGAATTCCGCCGAAGGAATTTTTCAGCTAACCCGCGAAGGAAAATTTACTACAATAAATCCTGCATTGATTAAAATGCTCGGGTATACAAATGAAGATGAATTTAAAAAATTAATTTTACAATCAGACGTACTCCAAAGAAAAAACGATTGGGAATTATTAACCAAACTTCTTGAGAAACAGGGTAAAGTTAGAAACTTCCGCGTTCCGTTTAAGAAGAAAGATGGAGATGAAATTACAGTTCGAATGAACGTTAAAACTAACGAAGATGAAGAAAGCGGACTAAATGTTTATGAAGGTAGTTTACAAGATATAACGCAGCAAGTTCAGGCAGAGAATGAAAAACAGAATGCTCTTGAAGCACTCCGGACTGAAAAATTGAAAGCAGAAACTGCTGCTAAAAAATCTCAGCAAGAAAGTAATTTCAAATCGAAATTTCTAGCAAGTATGAGTCATGAAGTTCGAACACCAATGAATTCCGTTATGGGTTTTCTTACTTTGATTGAGAATGATCTTTTCGAAAGTAAAGATGAACTTAAATTATTTGCTAAAGATGCCCATTTAGCTGCTGAGTCTCTTCTGGATATAATAAATAATATTCTTGATATATCTAAAATTGAAGCGGGTAAGATGGAACTAGATGAAATTGATTTTAATATTAACGATGAGATTGTTAAGGCATTTTCTATTATTGCACAGACGGCCAAAGCTAAAGGATTAACTCTTGAAAAAAATATTGATAGTAAGATTCCAAACAAAATGTTCGGAGATCCAACTAGGTATAGACAGATTATCCTCAATTTATTAAGCAATTCGATTAAATTTACTGAACATGGCAGAATAACTCTTAATATATCTGTTCAAGCAAAAACTGAATTTTTTGTTGAGCTACTAACAAGCGTTGAAGATACAGGAGTAGGAATACCAAGCGATAAAATTTCTACTTTGTTTGAACCTTATATCCAAGTGAAAACCAAGAAAAGTTCAAAAGAAGGTACCGGACTTGGTCTTATGATTTCCAAAGAGTTTGTAAAGTTGATGCATGGCGAAATTAATGTGGAAAGCAAACTCGGTTTGGGCAGCAAATTTTATTTTTCCGTAAAAATGAAATTACAACCGAACATAAATATGGACCAGCATTTTCATATTTCGGAGAAAGTAACTTCGGGACAAACACATACTGCTGATGGTATTATAACGCAGCATTCTGAAGAAAATTCAGGAACCGTTCAAAGAAAGAAATTATTATTAGTTGAAGATAATCCGATTAGTCAAAATCTTGAACTCAAAATATTGCGTGAAGTTGGATATGAAGTAGAAGCCGTCTCTACAGGGCATGATGCAATTGAAGCAATTAAAACAGGAGCATTTAATTTAGCTCTAATGGATGTTGAAATGACTGATATGGATGGAATTACAGCAACTAAAAAAATACGCGAATCATCCGGCAGATATTCTAAGATACCAATAATTGCAGTAACAGCACATTCAAGTATGAAAGATAGAGAAAAGTGTCTTGCAGCCGGGATGGATGATTATATTGCAAAACCAATTAATATACACTTCTTAAAAATTACAATAGACCAATGGCTTAATATTCCGCCGCGTGCTTAG